A window of the Pseudoalteromonas sp. A25 genome harbors these coding sequences:
- the rsmB gene encoding 16S rRNA (cytosine(967)-C(5))-methyltransferase RsmB, with amino-acid sequence MANVRALAAETLFQVVDKGQSLSTQLPYAAKQLNPKDKALLQQICYGVLRHLPTLEHYCQQLLDQPLKGKRRVFQFLLYVGMYQLQYMRTPEHAAVAETVNALQSMRAPGLKGLVNAILRTFQRQFTELQDSANRIPVCQYNHPGWFIKKVQAAYPDKWQDILEANQEQAPMWLRVNRTHYSVDEYSELLDEAGIAHCLEPRFEDGIVLDKPCDVYNLPGFREGACSVQDAAAQLAARYLAPQDGERILDACAAPGGKTCHILELANAHVDALDADSERLLRVEDNLKRLALQANCIHADASTPNDWWIGQLYDRILLDVPCSATGVIRRHPDIKWLRRNSDIDDLAQLQKQILNNIWPLLKPGGTLLYATCSVLPTENQEQVAAFLQSTHDAMHQPLHDNDTPSTPGLQLLPGISDGFYYAKITKQQ; translated from the coding sequence ATGGCTAATGTTCGGGCGCTTGCCGCAGAAACACTATTTCAAGTTGTCGACAAAGGGCAGTCATTAAGCACCCAGCTTCCTTATGCGGCGAAACAGCTAAACCCAAAAGACAAGGCCCTGTTGCAGCAGATTTGTTATGGTGTGCTAAGACATTTACCCACACTGGAACACTATTGCCAACAACTGCTTGACCAACCTCTTAAAGGAAAGCGCCGAGTCTTTCAGTTCCTACTTTATGTGGGTATGTATCAACTACAATATATGCGCACCCCTGAGCATGCGGCTGTAGCAGAAACCGTTAATGCTCTGCAAAGTATGCGTGCACCGGGACTCAAAGGCTTAGTTAATGCTATTTTGCGTACCTTTCAACGCCAATTTACAGAGCTACAAGACAGCGCAAATCGCATTCCAGTATGCCAATATAATCACCCTGGCTGGTTCATTAAAAAGGTTCAAGCCGCTTACCCTGATAAATGGCAAGATATTCTTGAGGCCAACCAAGAGCAAGCGCCGATGTGGCTTAGAGTCAATCGCACTCACTACAGTGTTGACGAATACAGCGAACTATTGGATGAGGCGGGTATTGCGCATTGCTTAGAGCCACGTTTTGAAGATGGGATTGTGTTGGATAAACCGTGCGATGTATACAACTTACCAGGCTTTAGGGAAGGTGCCTGCTCAGTGCAAGATGCTGCGGCTCAGTTGGCTGCTCGGTACTTAGCCCCACAAGATGGGGAACGCATTCTTGATGCATGCGCAGCCCCTGGAGGCAAAACTTGCCACATACTAGAGCTTGCAAATGCGCACGTAGATGCTTTAGATGCCGACAGTGAACGCTTACTTCGAGTTGAAGACAATCTAAAACGACTGGCACTGCAAGCAAATTGTATTCATGCTGATGCGTCGACCCCAAACGATTGGTGGATTGGACAACTATACGATCGTATCTTATTAGACGTCCCTTGCTCAGCAACCGGTGTAATACGCCGCCACCCTGATATAAAATGGCTTAGACGCAACTCAGATATAGATGATCTTGCTCAATTGCAAAAGCAAATCTTAAATAATATCTGGCCACTATTAAAACCTGGCGGCACACTGTTATACGCCACTTGCTCGGTTCTTCCTACTGAAAACCAGGAACAAGTAGCTGCTTTTTTGCAAAGCACCCATGATGCTATGCACCAACCTTTGCACGACAATGACACCCCATCCACTCCTGGCTTACAGCTTTTGCCAGGCATAAGTGATGGCTTTTATTACGCAAAGATAACAAAACAACAATAA
- the fmt gene encoding methionyl-tRNA formyltransferase: MTKPLRIVFAGTPDFAARHLSALINSHHEVVAVYSTPDRPAGRGKKLKASEVKMLALEHSLPVYQPESLKTPEAQAELAALNADVMVVVAYGVLLPKAILETPKMGCLNVHGSILPRWRGAAPIQRALWAGDEQTGVTIMQMDEGLDTGDMLHIATCPISAQDTSASLYDKLALLGPVALLDTLEQLSHGTAVATKQDDAQANYAKKLRKEEADIDWQMSAKQIALNVRAFNPWPVCFTQMQSQTVKIWQAEVLDSQGIPGTVLSSDKEGIVIACGEQALKITQLQPQGKKPMSAQDFLNGRADWVTPGSKVGH, from the coding sequence GTGACCAAGCCATTACGCATTGTATTTGCAGGTACGCCAGATTTTGCTGCGCGTCATCTAAGTGCCCTCATTAATTCTCATCATGAAGTTGTCGCTGTTTACAGCACTCCGGATCGCCCTGCCGGTCGAGGCAAAAAGCTCAAAGCCAGCGAAGTAAAAATGCTTGCCCTTGAACATAGCTTGCCAGTTTATCAACCAGAATCATTAAAAACGCCAGAGGCTCAAGCAGAGCTAGCAGCACTAAACGCTGATGTTATGGTCGTCGTTGCCTATGGTGTGTTATTGCCAAAAGCCATCTTAGAAACACCTAAAATGGGGTGTTTGAACGTACATGGTTCAATTTTACCTCGCTGGCGAGGCGCGGCTCCAATTCAACGCGCATTGTGGGCGGGTGATGAACAAACAGGTGTCACTATCATGCAAATGGATGAAGGGTTAGATACAGGCGATATGCTACATATTGCAACTTGTCCAATTTCAGCCCAAGACACCAGCGCAAGCTTATATGACAAACTTGCCCTGCTCGGTCCCGTTGCCTTGCTTGATACGCTTGAGCAGCTAAGTCACGGCACGGCGGTGGCAACCAAGCAAGATGATGCGCAAGCTAACTATGCAAAAAAATTACGCAAAGAAGAGGCCGATATCGATTGGCAAATGAGTGCCAAACAAATAGCGCTTAATGTGCGTGCGTTTAACCCGTGGCCGGTGTGTTTTACTCAAATGCAAAGCCAAACTGTCAAAATTTGGCAAGCAGAAGTTTTGGATAGCCAGGGTATACCAGGTACTGTCTTGAGCAGTGATAAAGAAGGCATTGTGATAGCGTGTGGTGAGCAGGCTCTAAAAATCACACAACTACAGCCTCAGGGTAAAAAACCGATGTCGGCACAAGATTTTTTAAACGGCCGCGCAGACTGGGTAACTCCGGGCTCTAAGGTAGGTCACTAA
- the def gene encoding peptide deformylase, with protein MAKLEVLRFPDERLRTVAQPVAEVNDEVRQIVKDMLETMYDENGIGLAATQVNIHQRIVVIDVSEERNEPLVLINPEIVRKEGSTTSEEGCLSVPHSWAKVDRAEEITVKALNEKGEQYSYDADGLLAICTQHELDHLMGKLFIDYLSPLKRQRIRKKLEKEAKFAAR; from the coding sequence ATGGCAAAGTTAGAAGTACTTAGATTTCCAGACGAGCGCTTGCGCACTGTTGCACAACCTGTCGCTGAGGTAAATGATGAGGTTCGCCAGATAGTCAAAGACATGTTAGAAACCATGTATGACGAAAATGGCATCGGCTTAGCTGCAACCCAAGTTAATATTCATCAGCGTATCGTGGTTATTGATGTTTCTGAAGAGCGTAATGAACCGCTAGTACTGATCAACCCAGAAATTGTGCGTAAAGAAGGTTCAACAACCAGCGAAGAAGGCTGTTTATCTGTCCCACACTCTTGGGCAAAGGTAGACCGCGCTGAAGAAATTACGGTCAAAGCGTTAAATGAAAAAGGTGAGCAGTACAGCTATGACGCTGATGGCCTTTTAGCTATTTGCACGCAACACGAGCTTGATCACTTAATGGGTAAATTATTTATCGATTACTTATCGCCTTTAAAGCGTCAACGTATTCGTAAAAAACTTGAAAAAGAAGCAAAGTTTGCTGCTCGATAG
- a CDS encoding LysM peptidoglycan-binding domain-containing protein, which translates to MKHSFTALIMATCLALPVFAQDTITVKGDAPVQYTVKEGDTLWDISKLYLSSPWQWQTLWQQNPQLSDPHLIYPGDVLSLQFDKQGVPILTLDKGVKKLTPQARIAVQKSTAIPTLPMSLIQPLISFEQALSEQDLTSHPYILGANYNVKLATQGHTVYVKGDLERYTHYGIYNIGGAYRDLKSNEILAHEVRLVGTARVLDEGDLSQGQPAKVKVESAKQEIRPRDILMPLSKGHSFSVQFNMLRPAHDIQGSIIASENKLREFGATAVVILNIGKEQQLKEGHILDINKRSPTVIEGTKGPRYVEDANSLEKFTKSVRELFGTENSDISVVWTMPEEKVGELMVFKVYDKVSYALVTNAMQPIRVGDSVTVN; encoded by the coding sequence ATGAAACACTCATTTACTGCGCTTATCATGGCAACTTGTCTTGCTCTTCCCGTTTTTGCGCAGGATACGATAACTGTTAAGGGAGATGCCCCTGTTCAATACACTGTCAAAGAGGGGGACACGTTGTGGGATATTTCAAAACTATATTTATCCTCGCCATGGCAGTGGCAAACGTTATGGCAGCAAAACCCTCAATTAAGCGACCCACACTTAATTTATCCAGGGGATGTACTGTCATTGCAGTTTGATAAGCAAGGCGTGCCAATACTCACATTAGATAAGGGCGTAAAAAAGCTTACCCCACAAGCTCGGATAGCCGTGCAAAAAAGTACAGCGATTCCGACATTACCGATGTCATTAATACAGCCGCTTATTTCATTCGAACAAGCTTTGAGTGAACAGGATTTGACAAGCCATCCTTACATACTCGGAGCCAACTACAATGTGAAGTTGGCAACGCAAGGGCATACTGTCTATGTGAAAGGTGATCTTGAGCGATATACCCACTATGGCATTTACAATATTGGGGGGGCATATCGTGATCTTAAGTCGAACGAAATATTGGCGCACGAAGTACGGCTTGTGGGGACTGCTCGAGTGTTGGACGAAGGGGATCTTTCACAGGGTCAGCCAGCCAAAGTTAAAGTAGAGTCAGCAAAGCAAGAGATCAGACCGAGAGATATACTAATGCCGCTTTCCAAAGGTCATAGTTTTTCGGTGCAATTTAATATGCTTCGACCCGCACATGATATTCAAGGCAGTATTATTGCAAGTGAGAATAAATTAAGAGAGTTTGGTGCTACTGCTGTTGTTATCCTCAATATCGGTAAAGAGCAACAATTAAAAGAGGGGCACATACTTGATATTAATAAACGCTCACCTACAGTTATCGAAGGTACCAAAGGACCTCGTTATGTGGAAGACGCTAATAGCCTAGAGAAGTTTACAAAAAGTGTAAGAGAATTATTTGGCACTGAAAACAGCGATATCAGCGTGGTTTGGACGATGCCAGAAGAAAAAGTCGGAGAGCTGATGGTGTTTAAGGTCTACGACAAAGTAAGTTATGCGCTAGTCACCAATGCAATGCAACCCATTCGGGTGGGAGATAGTGTTACTGTGAACTAG
- the dprA gene encoding DNA-processing protein DprA: MGNVSILQCLALHVCKGLGVATIKALQAKCDLSSLFELSLKDLKQLGLSDTLAQQLHHIDWPYLRRVAAQCTQLDIEIISYFDTRYPPLLKEIASAPLLLFCKGNTQLLSQPQIAIVGSRNATATGLQIASDFAYQLNQVGLIVTSGLARGIDGAAHKGALAHSGATIAVLGTGVDIVYPRRHNILYQQVFERGLLVSEFLPGCGPQANHFPRRNRIISGLSLGVVLVEAEIKSGSLITARFALEQNREVFAVPGSIKNPLSQGCHYLLKQGAKLTECAEDIIEDVSFLSQNGLYSIESVMKNDSPQEDCPVLQNLGFEVTSIDTLTQRTQWPVERVAARLLDLELEDKVERVLDGYIKLARG; encoded by the coding sequence ATGGGAAATGTATCTATATTGCAATGTTTAGCTTTGCATGTGTGCAAGGGACTTGGTGTTGCAACCATCAAGGCACTGCAGGCAAAGTGCGATTTATCATCGTTATTTGAATTATCTTTAAAAGATCTCAAACAATTGGGCTTGAGCGATACTTTAGCGCAACAATTACATCATATTGACTGGCCTTACTTGCGGCGTGTAGCAGCACAATGTACTCAGCTTGATATTGAAATTATCAGCTATTTTGATACCCGTTACCCACCTTTGCTCAAAGAGATTGCCAGTGCTCCCTTGCTTTTATTTTGCAAAGGAAACACTCAACTACTTTCTCAGCCGCAAATAGCCATTGTAGGGAGTCGTAATGCCACTGCTACGGGATTACAAATAGCGTCTGACTTTGCATATCAGCTAAATCAGGTGGGTTTGATTGTCACCTCCGGGCTGGCCCGCGGAATTGATGGTGCTGCACATAAAGGTGCTTTAGCGCATAGTGGTGCAACAATCGCGGTATTGGGGACGGGGGTTGATATCGTTTATCCCAGACGCCATAACATCTTATATCAGCAAGTGTTTGAGCGAGGACTCTTGGTTAGTGAGTTTTTGCCTGGATGTGGGCCCCAAGCAAATCACTTTCCGCGTCGTAATCGAATTATTTCTGGGCTGTCTTTAGGTGTGGTGCTGGTTGAGGCGGAAATAAAAAGTGGCTCACTTATCACTGCAAGATTTGCTTTGGAGCAAAATAGAGAGGTGTTTGCGGTGCCAGGCTCTATTAAAAATCCCTTGTCTCAAGGGTGCCATTATTTGTTAAAGCAAGGGGCTAAACTCACTGAGTGCGCAGAAGATATCATAGAGGATGTGAGCTTTTTGTCCCAAAACGGTCTATATAGTATAGAGAGCGTGATGAAAAATGACTCACCACAGGAGGACTGCCCAGTATTGCAAAACCTTGGCTTTGAGGTTACCTCGATAGATACCTTAACGCAAAGGACCCAGTGGCCAGTAGAGCGAGTTGCAGCGCGTTTATTGGACCTAGAGCTTGAAGATAAAGTAGAACGCGTCTTAGACGGCTACATTAAATTAGCGAGGGGTTAA
- a CDS encoding DUF494 family protein yields the protein MFDILMYLFENYIHSEADIFVEQNELTDELLRAGFNQEEIYKALDWLEQLADLQHSDEIPYLNSKADSAIRIYTEQECQMLDVECRGFLMFVEQVGVIDSITREMVIDRLFALEKSIIGLEDLKWVILMVLFNVPGKEQAYAQMEDLIFDEPSGYLH from the coding sequence ATGTTTGATATCCTAATGTATCTATTTGAGAATTATATCCACAGTGAAGCGGATATATTTGTTGAGCAAAATGAGTTAACAGATGAGTTACTCAGGGCAGGGTTTAATCAAGAAGAAATTTACAAAGCGCTTGATTGGCTAGAGCAACTAGCTGATCTGCAGCACAGTGATGAAATACCTTACCTAAACAGCAAAGCTGATAGCGCGATCCGTATTTACACCGAGCAAGAGTGTCAAATGCTGGACGTAGAGTGCCGAGGCTTTTTAATGTTTGTTGAGCAGGTGGGTGTGATCGATTCAATTACTCGTGAAATGGTCATAGATCGATTGTTTGCGCTGGAAAAGTCAATCATTGGTTTGGAAGATTTAAAATGGGTGATTTTAATGGTGCTATTTAATGTGCCAGGTAAAGAGCAAGCTTATGCGCAAATGGAAGATCTCATATTTGACGAGCCTAGCGGATATTTACATTGA
- a CDS encoding DNA topoisomerase family protein — MSKIDHSLFDANRHALEKEYEVCPDCGSELVMKHSKNGPFLGCASYPTCHYIRPLTQHDNHDIKVLDDSPCPECGEPLVIRNGRYGMFIGCTGYPQCHYIAHDEQDNEVEQTVDCPKCQKGVLTKRKNKYGKFFYSCDRYPQCKYSLNQQPVAHSCPKCGWAVMMQKQRAGKAVLQCPQKACQHKIESDCE, encoded by the coding sequence ATGAGTAAAATCGACCATTCTTTGTTTGATGCTAACCGCCATGCGTTAGAAAAAGAGTATGAAGTGTGTCCAGATTGTGGCTCTGAGCTGGTGATGAAGCACAGCAAAAATGGCCCATTTTTGGGGTGTGCCAGTTACCCAACTTGCCATTATATTCGACCCCTAACACAACACGACAACCACGATATTAAAGTACTCGATGATTCACCATGCCCTGAGTGTGGTGAGCCGTTGGTGATCCGAAATGGTCGTTATGGTATGTTCATCGGTTGCACGGGCTACCCACAATGTCACTATATTGCCCATGATGAGCAAGATAATGAAGTTGAGCAAACTGTTGATTGTCCTAAATGTCAAAAAGGTGTATTAACAAAACGCAAAAATAAATATGGTAAGTTTTTTTATTCTTGCGACAGGTACCCGCAATGCAAGTATAGCCTTAACCAACAGCCGGTTGCACACAGCTGCCCCAAGTGCGGATGGGCAGTAATGATGCAAAAGCAACGAGCAGGAAAAGCTGTGTTACAATGCCCGCAAAAGGCTTGTCAGCACAAAATTGAGAGCGACTGTGAGTAA
- a CDS encoding L-threonylcarbamoyladenylate synthase has product MSNSPNNLEEACQALSAGGVICYPTEAVFGLGCDPDNQEAVNKILTIKQRKVSKGLILLADNYGQCLPYVDDAKIPMDKRTALFSSWPSAVTWLLPAKASTPKWLTGEHDTIAVRVTAHPQCKALTRLFGKPLVSTSANLSGEQPVMSLDEARRIFNELVDCYVHGELGGNAAPSQIKHALSGAVIRGN; this is encoded by the coding sequence GTGAGTAACTCACCCAACAACCTAGAAGAAGCATGCCAAGCACTGAGTGCTGGTGGCGTGATCTGCTATCCAACAGAAGCGGTATTTGGACTGGGTTGCGACCCGGATAATCAAGAGGCCGTGAATAAGATACTTACCATCAAACAAAGAAAAGTTAGTAAGGGGCTCATTTTGTTGGCTGACAATTATGGTCAGTGTTTACCCTATGTTGACGATGCGAAAATACCAATGGATAAGCGAACTGCATTGTTCTCATCTTGGCCAAGTGCCGTTACTTGGCTATTGCCAGCTAAAGCATCAACACCGAAATGGTTGACCGGAGAGCATGACACGATTGCTGTTCGCGTAACCGCTCACCCACAATGCAAAGCATTAACTAGGTTGTTTGGTAAGCCTCTGGTATCAACTAGTGCGAACTTATCGGGTGAACAACCTGTAATGAGCTTAGACGAAGCGCGCCGTATCTTTAATGAGCTGGTGGATTGCTATGTGCATGGGGAACTTGGTGGTAATGCCGCGCCTAGTCAAATTAAACATGCACTTTCGGGTGCCGTTATTCGAGGAAATTAG
- the hemF gene encoding oxygen-dependent coproporphyrinogen oxidase codes for MSKVNLETVKSFLLSLQDSICAGLEQADGQAKFVEDAWQREEGGGGRTRVIRDGAVIEQGGVNYSHVYGESMPASATAHRPELAGRSFHACGVSLVIHPKNPYIPTSHANVRFFIAEKEGEEPIWWFGGGFDLTPFYPELDDVKHWHKVAKNLCLPFGEQVYDDYKKWCDDYFFLKHRGETRGVGGLFFDDLNQWGFEKSFAFMQAVGNGFLDAYLPIIERRKDTEYTEHERQFQLYRRGRYVEFNLVWDRGTLFGLQTGGRTESILMSMPPLARWEYNFTPAKESPEAKLYDFYLKPQDWLAL; via the coding sequence ATGAGTAAAGTGAATTTAGAAACGGTTAAATCGTTTTTACTGTCATTGCAGGATTCTATCTGTGCTGGCCTTGAGCAGGCCGATGGTCAAGCCAAATTTGTTGAAGATGCCTGGCAACGTGAAGAAGGTGGTGGCGGGCGTACTCGAGTAATTAGAGATGGTGCGGTTATAGAGCAAGGAGGGGTGAATTACTCGCATGTATATGGAGAGTCTATGCCTGCTTCTGCTACTGCACACCGTCCTGAGTTGGCTGGTCGCAGTTTCCATGCTTGTGGCGTATCACTGGTCATCCACCCAAAAAATCCATATATTCCAACAAGTCACGCTAATGTGCGCTTTTTTATCGCTGAGAAAGAGGGTGAAGAGCCTATTTGGTGGTTTGGAGGCGGTTTTGACCTTACCCCATTTTACCCTGAACTAGATGATGTTAAGCACTGGCATAAAGTGGCCAAAAATCTGTGCCTGCCTTTTGGTGAGCAGGTATATGACGATTATAAAAAGTGGTGTGATGATTACTTTTTCTTAAAGCATCGAGGTGAGACGCGCGGTGTAGGTGGGTTGTTCTTTGATGATTTAAACCAGTGGGGTTTTGAAAAGAGCTTTGCGTTTATGCAGGCGGTTGGAAATGGGTTTTTAGACGCCTATTTACCAATCATCGAACGTCGCAAAGATACAGAATACACTGAGCATGAGCGTCAATTTCAGCTTTATCGACGTGGTCGCTATGTTGAGTTTAACCTTGTGTGGGATCGCGGCACTTTATTTGGCTTGCAAACTGGTGGGCGTACAGAATCAATCTTGATGTCGATGCCACCTTTGGCGCGTTGGGAATATAACTTCACACCAGCAAAGGAGAGCCCTGAAGCTAAGTTGTATGATTTCTATCTAAAACCTCAGGATTGGCTTGCTCTTTGA
- a CDS encoding methyl-accepting chemotaxis protein, whose translation MRVTSIQHKIYALLAVTGILVLVASILSSSSQQQQLAQDTVAENIRLLADNYFDSINTMMLTGTMANREILSQKLRAHPNIEDAHIIRGSKVVKMYGAGNTNQSPNGDAEHQALNGKESLFIETRDDSRIMTYLRPMIAQADYKGTNCLGCHQAQEGDVLGVVRISYSLDDIDSSVQANTWLSTALLTGIFVVTFVILGTLFRKLFITRLKTLGRTMRLASQNKDLSLRIDDNIDDELGRLASNYNKMMASFKDNIGQVSHTSKVLIQSAETIYTSADTTERAIQQQKQGTDSVAAAINELESSSSEVKNTTHFASEKSDSSNHLAEESMAVAERTEQSINQLAKDVRLAATQVSQLQAQTLEVGKVLEVISSIAEQTNLLALNAAIEAARAGEAGRGFAVVADEVRTLATRTHDSTDEIRRTIDKLQSEAEQTVKAMSASCEEADDRATQVKQVAQALKNISNQMHEINDLNVQIADATEQQNLAAEEINQSVIAIRDNAEQSLVDAHGSKQVSEELLSLARSLDEQVRSFKLD comes from the coding sequence ATGCGTGTGACTTCTATTCAACATAAAATTTATGCTTTACTTGCCGTAACCGGTATTTTGGTATTAGTAGCCAGTATCCTTAGCAGCTCAAGCCAACAACAGCAGCTGGCTCAAGACACGGTAGCAGAGAACATTCGACTGCTAGCAGACAATTACTTTGATTCCATCAATACCATGATGCTTACTGGCACCATGGCAAATAGAGAGATATTGAGTCAAAAACTCAGAGCGCATCCAAACATTGAGGATGCCCACATTATTCGCGGCTCAAAAGTTGTAAAAATGTATGGGGCTGGCAATACAAATCAATCTCCCAATGGAGATGCTGAACATCAAGCGCTAAATGGTAAAGAGTCTCTATTTATAGAGACGCGAGATGACTCGCGCATAATGACTTACTTAAGACCTATGATCGCTCAAGCCGATTACAAAGGTACTAACTGCCTAGGCTGCCATCAGGCACAAGAAGGTGATGTACTCGGTGTCGTAAGAATAAGCTACTCACTGGATGATATTGATTCAAGCGTACAAGCAAATACATGGCTGAGTACCGCGCTACTGACCGGGATTTTTGTTGTAACATTTGTGATATTGGGCACACTGTTTAGAAAGCTGTTTATTACGCGCCTAAAAACGCTGGGCCGTACTATGCGACTTGCTTCGCAAAATAAAGACTTAAGCCTGCGTATAGATGACAATATTGATGATGAACTTGGCCGCTTAGCCTCTAACTACAATAAAATGATGGCATCATTTAAAGACAATATAGGTCAAGTATCACACACCTCCAAAGTGCTTATTCAATCCGCTGAAACCATTTACACATCTGCAGACACAACAGAGCGTGCCATACAACAGCAAAAACAAGGCACCGATTCTGTTGCAGCAGCCATTAACGAACTAGAAAGCTCATCCAGTGAAGTTAAAAACACCACTCATTTTGCATCTGAAAAATCTGATAGCAGTAATCATCTCGCAGAAGAAAGCATGGCCGTAGCCGAGCGCACCGAACAAAGTATCAATCAACTTGCTAAAGATGTACGCCTAGCTGCAACACAGGTCAGCCAGCTGCAAGCGCAAACGCTCGAAGTCGGAAAAGTACTAGAAGTGATCAGCAGTATTGCCGAACAAACCAATCTATTAGCATTAAATGCCGCGATTGAAGCTGCACGAGCAGGCGAAGCTGGTCGAGGCTTTGCGGTTGTAGCTGACGAAGTACGCACACTGGCTACACGAACACACGACTCAACAGATGAGATTAGACGCACCATTGATAAATTACAAAGTGAAGCTGAGCAAACTGTAAAAGCGATGAGTGCATCATGCGAAGAAGCTGATGACAGAGCCACACAGGTAAAACAAGTAGCACAAGCACTTAAGAATATCTCTAATCAAATGCATGAAATTAATGACTTGAATGTACAGATAGCGGATGCAACTGAACAACAGAATTTAGCCGCTGAAGAAATAAACCAAAGCGTTATTGCAATACGAGATAATGCTGAACAATCTTTAGTTGATGCTCATGGCAGTAAGCAAGTAAGTGAAGAGTTACTATCACTGGCCCGCTCTTTGGATGAGCAAGTAAGAAGCTTTAAGCTAGACTAA
- a CDS encoding group II truncated hemoglobin, protein MKQLIKRIFNKDARQEKTNGSPTPEKTPYEIIGGESGTRALANRFYDIMASDPYAKPLYDMHPQPLDRIRQVFFEFLSGWLGGPDLFVGQYGHPRLRQRHMPFPIDQSLRDQWMHCMNKALDMEIDNPLLREGLRQSLSQLASHMINQD, encoded by the coding sequence ATGAAGCAGTTAATTAAACGCATCTTCAACAAAGATGCAAGGCAAGAAAAAACAAACGGTTCGCCTACTCCTGAAAAAACGCCTTATGAGATCATAGGAGGTGAATCTGGCACTCGCGCTTTGGCTAATCGGTTTTACGATATCATGGCCAGCGACCCTTATGCGAAACCGCTTTATGATATGCATCCACAACCATTGGATAGGATCCGCCAAGTATTTTTTGAATTTTTATCTGGCTGGCTAGGCGGACCCGACCTATTTGTAGGGCAATATGGCCACCCGAGATTAAGACAAAGGCACATGCCTTTTCCTATCGATCAGTCACTTCGAGACCAATGGATGCATTGTATGAACAAAGCACTCGACATGGAGATTGATAATCCTTTACTAAGAGAAGGTCTTCGCCAATCTTTGTCTCAACTTGCCAGCCACATGATTAACCAAGACTAA
- the aroE gene encoding shikimate dehydrogenase — protein MDKYAVFGHPIKHSKSPKIHQAFARQYDEQISYEAILAPLEGFKESVNTFFASGGKGANVTLPFKEEAFRLADKLTERAKLAGAVNTLKRIETGELLGDNTDGAGLVADLLRQGACLENAQILLLGAGGAARGCIFPLLQAGVSCVVIANRTQSKAQTLAQEFSQFGKVVDCGLDNISNVDFSIVINSTSSSVTGDIPNIDPIHIQKCVFAYDMFYSDQPTSFLNWVATYNSSAQLVDGLGMLIGQAAEAYSVWRGKYPDVTKVINAFKQGSL, from the coding sequence GTGGACAAATATGCGGTTTTTGGTCACCCAATAAAACACTCTAAATCACCTAAGATTCATCAAGCCTTCGCAAGGCAATATGATGAACAAATTAGTTATGAGGCAATTCTAGCACCTTTAGAGGGATTTAAAGAGTCGGTAAATACATTTTTTGCTTCGGGTGGTAAAGGTGCCAATGTCACTTTACCATTTAAAGAGGAAGCTTTTCGGCTCGCGGATAAACTGACCGAACGAGCAAAGTTGGCGGGAGCTGTAAATACGCTAAAGCGCATCGAGACAGGGGAGTTGCTAGGAGATAACACTGATGGAGCGGGCTTAGTCGCCGATTTACTACGACAAGGTGCATGTTTAGAAAACGCCCAAATATTGTTACTAGGTGCTGGCGGTGCAGCACGTGGTTGTATTTTTCCACTCCTGCAAGCTGGCGTATCATGTGTTGTGATAGCAAATAGAACACAAAGCAAAGCACAAACTTTGGCACAAGAATTTAGCCAGTTTGGTAAGGTGGTTGACTGTGGATTGGATAATATAAGTAATGTTGATTTCTCGATAGTTATTAACTCTACCTCATCGAGTGTCACCGGAGATATCCCGAATATAGACCCCATTCATATACAAAAGTGTGTTTTTGCTTATGACATGTTCTATAGTGATCAGCCAACTAGCTTTCTAAATTGGGTGGCTACATATAATAGCAGTGCACAGTTAGTTGACGGTCTGGGCATGTTGATAGGTCAAGCCGCCGAAGCCTATTCTGTTTGGCGTGGTAAATACCCAGATGTTACAAAAGTCATAAACGCATTTAAGCAAGGCTCTCTCTAA